The following coding sequences lie in one Struthio camelus isolate bStrCam1 chromosome 32, bStrCam1.hap1, whole genome shotgun sequence genomic window:
- the TBRG1 gene encoding transforming growth factor beta regulator 1 isoform X2 yields the protein MTKVPRKSQAEKKYRLKYSRLRRAAKALVFENAALCDEIARLEAKFLRARDERRFLLARLLQLRALPAPGPDEPPAEAAGRRARRGARQDGSRVDGPRADGSRPDGPRTDERRPNGPRGDERRPNGPRADERRPNGPRGDERRPNGPRTDERRPNGPRGDGPRPDGPRGASRADGPRGAARRRGGERGWRRAAAEAGSGGPTLPLALGPLTVHSLGRVPADRPGFRQAAAIFPLGYRSTRLFASARRPARRCLYTCRIADGGAAAGPRFEIVAEDEPGRVMAGPTPDACHARLLEALAAARGRRGAAPAPGAGADFFGLTHPAVHGLLRGRPGVRRCGGYRGSRDGAGDGEAGAFLRAEEEDEEEEEEEEEAEEEEDDEDEEDEEEEEEEAAAVPAFGPGCSYGDVFLGRPPAGGSPAGSDD from the coding sequence ATGACGAAGGTGCCGAGGAAGAGCCAGGCGGAGAAGAAGTACCGGCTGAAGTACAgccggctgcggcgggcggccAAGGCGCTGGTGTTCGAGAACGCGGCGCTGTGCGACGAGATCGCCCGCCTGGAGGCGAAGTTCCTGCGCGCCCGCGACGAGCGCCGCTTCCTGCTCGCCCGCCTGCTGCAGCTccgcgccctgcccgcccccggccccgacgAGCCccccgccgaggccgccggccgccgggcccgccggggcgcccgccAGGACGGGTCCCGGGTCGACGGGCCGAGAGCGGACGGGTCGAGGCCGGACGGGCCGAGAACGGACGAGCGGAGGCCCAACGGGCCGAGAGGCGACGAGCGGAGGCCCAACGGGCCGAGAGCGGACGAGCGGAGGCCCAACGGGCCGAGAGGCGACGAGCGGAGGCCCAACGGGCCGAGAACGGACGAGCGGAGGCCCAACGGGCCGAGAGGCGACGGGCCGAGGCCGGACGGGCCGAGAGGGGCGTCGAGGGCGGACGGGCCGAgaggggcggcccggcggcgcggcggggagcggggctggcgccgggcggcggcggaggccgggTCGGGCGGCCCGACGTTGCCGCTGGCCCTGGGTCCGCTGACGGTGCACAGCTTGGGCCGGGTGCCCGCCGACCGGCCGGGTTTCCGCCAAGCGGCGGCCATCTTCCCGCTGGGTTACCGCAGCACCCGCCTCTTCGccagcgcccgccggccggcccgccgctGCCTCTACACGTGCCGCATCGCcgacggcggcgccgccgccggcccccgttTCGAGATCGTGGCCGAGGACGAGCCGGGCCGGGTGATGGCCGGCCCCACGCCGGACGCTTGCCACGCGCGTTTGCTGGAGGCCTTGGCGGCGGCTCGGGGACGCcgaggggccgccccggcccccggggccggcgccgatTTCTTCGGCCTCACCCACCCGGCCGTCCACGGCCTCCTCCGGGGTCGCCCCGGGGTCCGGCGGTGCGGTGGCTACCGGGGGtcgcgggacggggcgggcgaCGGCGAGGCCGGCGCCTTCCTCCGCGccgaggaggaggatgaggaggaggaggaggaggaagaggaggccgaggaggaggaggacgacgaggacgaggaggacgaggaggaggaggaggaggaggcggccgccGTCCCGGCCTTCGGCCCCGGCTGCTCCTACGGCGACGTCTTcctcggccgccccccggccggcggcagccccgccggcTCCGACGACTga